A DNA window from uncultured Methanoregula sp. contains the following coding sequences:
- a CDS encoding AAA family ATPase, producing MQYAEPDFARQLNVSLRARVTLIVVMTPEEERVVSRIREVCESWDPPRQCITWDSVDGYQVIAGNKNFHTPSRDPLLALDEIQKADENAVIVLKDFHEYWSNPQVKRKLRSFSQKSRYNRRSLVIVTPSRKIPDEIKDEAVLVHFPPPSPAELSADLNLLLETSGITSSLSKAGREKIIQAALGMTLNQARRSFSKVIVTRGTIGDEDIDTIIADKKEILSQSDALEFYSLTETPENVGGLSALKDWLRLRERAFTSVARDYGLPAPKGIALIGIPGTGKSLTAKMVADLWHLPLLRLDVGALFGSLVGESEERTRRALGLAETIAPCILWVDEIEKAFAFGSGDAGTSQRVFAHLLTWMQDKTSPCFVVATANNIAALPPELLRKGRFDEIFFLDLPSTDERREIFAVHLKKRKCIPADFDLDLLARESDGYVGAEIEQTIIDAMYQAFSEDMRRLNTADIITCMKRQVPLSVSQRETVAALRAYLAEGRAVSASKAIHRSAPGSQGSIALETFDIPVT from the coding sequence ATGCAGTATGCAGAGCCGGATTTTGCCCGCCAGCTCAATGTCTCACTCAGAGCCCGGGTCACTTTAATCGTAGTCATGACGCCCGAAGAGGAGCGCGTGGTCTCCCGAATACGGGAGGTCTGCGAAAGCTGGGATCCCCCCCGGCAGTGCATCACCTGGGACAGCGTGGACGGTTATCAGGTCATCGCCGGCAATAAAAATTTTCATACCCCTTCGCGCGACCCGCTTCTGGCCCTCGACGAGATTCAGAAAGCAGACGAGAACGCAGTTATCGTTCTCAAGGATTTCCACGAGTACTGGAGCAATCCCCAGGTGAAGCGCAAGCTCCGCTCGTTCTCCCAGAAATCCAGGTACAACCGCCGCTCCCTCGTGATCGTTACGCCGTCCCGGAAAATCCCCGACGAGATAAAGGACGAGGCGGTCCTGGTCCATTTCCCGCCACCGTCCCCTGCCGAACTCTCGGCCGACCTCAACCTGCTGCTCGAAACGAGCGGGATTACCAGTTCACTCTCGAAAGCCGGGCGGGAGAAGATCATCCAGGCCGCGCTCGGGATGACGCTCAACCAGGCCCGGCGCTCGTTCTCGAAAGTGATTGTAACCCGGGGAACTATCGGTGACGAGGATATCGACACTATCATCGCTGACAAAAAGGAGATCCTGAGCCAGTCGGATGCCCTTGAATTCTACAGCCTGACCGAGACGCCCGAGAACGTGGGCGGCCTATCGGCACTCAAGGACTGGCTTCGTCTCCGCGAACGGGCTTTTACCAGTGTTGCGAGGGATTACGGGCTTCCGGCCCCGAAGGGAATAGCCCTCATCGGCATCCCGGGGACCGGCAAGAGCCTGACTGCGAAGATGGTAGCCGATCTCTGGCACCTCCCGCTCCTCCGGCTCGACGTGGGAGCACTCTTCGGGAGCCTGGTCGGGGAGTCCGAGGAGCGGACCCGTAGGGCGCTTGGTCTTGCCGAGACAATTGCACCCTGCATTCTCTGGGTGGATGAGATCGAGAAAGCGTTTGCGTTTGGGAGCGGGGATGCGGGAACAAGCCAGCGGGTCTTTGCCCATCTCCTGACCTGGATGCAGGACAAGACCTCGCCCTGCTTTGTGGTGGCAACGGCCAACAACATCGCAGCCCTTCCCCCGGAACTCCTGCGCAAAGGGCGCTTTGACGAGATCTTCTTTCTCGACCTCCCGAGCACGGATGAGCGGCGCGAGATCTTTGCGGTTCACTTAAAGAAACGCAAGTGTATCCCCGCCGATTTCGATCTCGACCTGCTGGCCCGGGAGAGCGACGGGTATGTTGGTGCCGAGATCGAGCAGACGATCATCGATGCCATGTACCAGGCGTTTTCCGAGGATATGCGCCGGCTGAACACGGCCGACATCATCACCTGCATGAAACGGCAGGTGCCGCTCTCGGTCTCCCAGCGCGAGACGGTTGCCGCACTGCGGGCATACCTGGCGGAAGGCCGGGCCGTCTCGGCTTCGAAAGCGATTCATCGCAGTGCACCGGGATCTCAGGGTTCCATTGCGCTCGAGACCTTCGATATCCCGGTAACGTGA
- a CDS encoding WD40 repeat domain-containing protein: protein MQSRYAVPLIGRWLHRAYVTKIAQGANAGEVAAVRALVRILTSDTDPVACSTAETGLRSLSGPEQVDTVCRETLLHTTPALAALVRDCGYFPSDPADRALYCFCTWNRDTRTEPGNEWPVDLLNRGYYRAGTIVRARARAAARTNHLCPTLAGALMYPGLLGPGEWTYEEWSIIIEGLSEKKEWPELWMLVTAAPPPLAVSVIAAIRNAGWTPPGDDRMIWEEIIATLPDRWTYPVPGGGDLPVMEPPPAQIIRIAFSQDGSLLATIGCNGQIQIRRTETGGLTAEIAAGSGPGAPLLLSRDNRYLVTSGSGGTHHCHNLQEQTFAWVQEIGEEITTLSQFPDNGFIFTADNRGILNILGPEDGRIIRTHRLHPYPVTCIAVSRDGTTAACGHADGTVSLVGTRETGVRILPPATADPVRSVTFGPDGNQCIVLFDRALPVLWNVETGSRARTFSGHTGQAVCSTVTPTGGWFALGGNDHTLRCWNWREERPAVTLPLYNRGITCCIATPDGGHLIAGFSDGSVRIFRMPGLALVREYKGHGKAIAACAVSPDSRLYATAGWDGTTKFWRFPNGEIVRTQNTHAGRVVVLAGPGGDSLIAAVTQEGIARIHNGKDGGLVRTIDLYTPSVRAAAMSPDGMYLASAGSDGSLRIWDVRNGNLVSTGKKLATSHRCCTFLTGGSLVFCGGWDGRCRIFSVPDGRLLQTFSGHTSVVTCCAASRDGSLIATGSNDTTVRLWHPEGMAARAVIKGSRTEVGAVAISPDGLLLAEGGADKVIRLYRLPGGEPAGELPGIPGKTTTLSFDESGTLLAAGYDSGTLAWYAVPARELIRTTSAHAGMVTGSVMLPGRDLLVTGGVDGTCRFHPLPVAGSLQAATPADLPGILAEARAATGTPGEIQWQFLYRLLAARFQSEIEISPSPGIIGCYDIQIAG from the coding sequence GTGCAGTCCCGCTATGCAGTCCCCCTCATAGGCCGTTGGCTGCACCGTGCTTATGTAACGAAGATCGCGCAGGGAGCAAACGCCGGAGAGGTTGCAGCAGTCAGGGCACTGGTCCGGATCCTGACATCTGATACCGACCCGGTTGCCTGCAGTACAGCCGAGACCGGGCTCCGCTCTCTTTCCGGGCCGGAACAGGTGGACACAGTCTGCCGGGAAACACTCTTGCACACAACTCCTGCTCTCGCAGCCCTTGTCCGTGACTGCGGGTACTTCCCGTCTGATCCGGCCGACAGGGCGCTCTATTGTTTTTGCACATGGAACCGGGACACCCGTACCGAGCCGGGTAATGAATGGCCGGTTGATCTCCTTAACCGGGGATATTACCGGGCCGGCACTATCGTCCGGGCTCGGGCCCGGGCTGCTGCCCGCACGAATCATCTCTGCCCCACCCTTGCCGGGGCACTTATGTATCCGGGTCTTTTGGGACCCGGGGAATGGACATACGAGGAATGGTCAATCATAATCGAAGGCCTGTCCGAAAAAAAAGAATGGCCGGAACTCTGGATGCTGGTCACCGCCGCCCCACCCCCGCTTGCCGTGAGTGTCATTGCTGCAATCAGGAACGCGGGATGGACCCCTCCCGGTGATGACCGGATGATCTGGGAGGAGATCATAGCAACCCTTCCCGACCGCTGGACCTATCCTGTCCCGGGGGGAGGAGATCTGCCGGTTATGGAACCGCCACCTGCGCAGATCATTCGGATCGCGTTCTCCCAGGACGGATCGCTCCTCGCAACCATTGGCTGCAACGGGCAGATCCAGATCCGGCGAACGGAAACCGGCGGTCTCACCGCAGAGATCGCAGCCGGCTCCGGGCCGGGAGCGCCTCTTCTCCTATCGCGGGACAACCGCTATCTCGTCACCAGCGGCAGCGGGGGTACCCACCACTGCCACAACCTGCAGGAGCAGACTTTCGCCTGGGTGCAGGAGATCGGAGAGGAGATAACCACCCTCTCACAGTTCCCGGACAACGGGTTCATTTTTACAGCTGACAACCGGGGGATCCTGAACATCCTTGGTCCTGAGGATGGGAGGATCATCCGTACCCACCGGCTTCACCCGTACCCGGTCACCTGCATTGCAGTATCTCGTGACGGGACGACGGCCGCCTGCGGTCATGCCGACGGGACGGTCTCGCTTGTCGGCACCAGGGAGACGGGTGTCCGTATACTGCCCCCGGCAACAGCGGATCCAGTCCGGTCCGTAACTTTCGGCCCCGACGGGAACCAATGCATTGTCCTCTTCGACCGGGCCCTTCCGGTACTCTGGAATGTTGAGACCGGAAGCCGGGCCAGGACATTTAGCGGCCATACAGGCCAGGCAGTATGCAGCACGGTCACCCCAACGGGGGGATGGTTTGCACTCGGCGGCAATGACCACACCCTCCGGTGCTGGAACTGGCGGGAGGAGCGGCCCGCCGTCACTCTCCCACTCTACAACAGGGGTATAACATGCTGCATTGCAACACCGGACGGCGGACACCTGATCGCGGGATTCAGTGACGGGTCAGTCCGCATCTTCCGGATGCCCGGCCTTGCGCTGGTGCGGGAGTACAAAGGGCACGGGAAGGCGATTGCTGCCTGCGCCGTTTCACCGGACAGCAGATTGTATGCAACCGCTGGATGGGACGGAACCACAAAATTCTGGCGATTCCCAAACGGTGAGATAGTCCGTACCCAAAATACTCACGCTGGGAGAGTCGTTGTACTTGCCGGGCCGGGCGGGGATTCGCTCATCGCCGCAGTAACACAGGAGGGCATTGCCCGGATCCATAACGGGAAAGACGGCGGGCTTGTCAGGACAATCGATCTCTATACACCGTCGGTCAGGGCAGCTGCCATGAGCCCCGACGGGATGTACCTGGCCTCGGCCGGATCTGATGGAAGCCTGAGGATCTGGGATGTCCGGAACGGGAACCTTGTATCAACCGGCAAAAAACTTGCCACATCCCACCGGTGTTGCACATTTCTTACCGGCGGTTCCCTTGTTTTCTGTGGGGGCTGGGACGGGAGGTGCCGGATCTTCAGTGTCCCGGATGGCCGGCTCCTGCAAACGTTCAGCGGACACACAAGCGTTGTTACCTGTTGTGCCGCAAGCAGGGACGGATCACTCATCGCCACCGGCAGCAACGATACCACGGTGAGGCTCTGGCACCCGGAAGGGATGGCTGCGCGGGCAGTAATCAAGGGTTCCCGCACGGAAGTCGGGGCGGTTGCCATCTCACCCGACGGCCTGCTCCTTGCCGAAGGAGGGGCCGACAAGGTTATCCGGCTGTACCGGCTTCCTGGCGGGGAACCGGCCGGTGAACTTCCAGGCATTCCGGGGAAGACAACCACACTTTCTTTCGATGAGAGCGGGACCCTCCTTGCAGCGGGATACGATTCGGGCACCCTTGCCTGGTACGCTGTCCCGGCCCGGGAGCTCATCCGCACAACGTCAGCCCATGCCGGGATGGTGACCGGCAGTGTCATGCTTCCGGGAAGGGATCTGCTCGTCACCGGCGGGGTGGACGGGACCTGCCGGTTCCACCCGCTCCCGGTTGCCGGTTCGCTGCAGGCCGCTACACCGGCAGATCTGCCGGGCATCCTTGCCGAAGCCAGGGCTGCCACGGGAACACCGGGAGAGATCCAGTGGCAGTTCCTGTACCGCCTCCTGGCCGCACGGTTCCAGAGCGAGATCGAGATCTCCCCTTCACCCGGGATCATCGGGTGTTATGATATCCAGATCGCGGGGTGA
- a CDS encoding DUF2997 domain-containing protein, whose product MEMQELEITIDKDGRVQVAVRGVKGEGCLALTKDLENALGTVEERSHTAEYYEQPVEQNTCRETGARRYKND is encoded by the coding sequence ATGGAAATGCAGGAACTGGAAATTACGATTGACAAAGATGGCAGGGTGCAGGTTGCGGTCCGGGGCGTCAAAGGAGAGGGATGCCTGGCGCTCACCAAAGACCTCGAAAACGCACTCGGTACCGTAGAGGAGCGGAGCCATACAGCAGAATACTACGAACAGCCGGTGGAACAGAACACGTGCCGGGAGACCGGCGCAAGGCGATATAAGAATGACTGA
- a CDS encoding MBL fold metallo-hydrolase, with product MVHIFLGLLNYHRQVCAIVIICILLILTSGCSQPHTGTVLPPSLPDNSSSLQQTVVPLPGTDRPIPGPAASATGCFLSAGSGNSSCLFLTFIDVAQGDAILVRSPSGRTMLIDAGKPDHRNDVLSVLQNLGVSSIDILIATHSHGDHIGGMPAVIQTFPVRQFVQSAVPCGSSECRTLHAALSQKEVPVQVVGKGNSIAFDPAINVTVLNPPENLYGDVNDNSLVLRLAYGNTTFILTGDAGKDAEAGMISAGLPIRADVLKAGHHGLSSSTTGPFVSRIDPEITVISLEMSTRPTHPDPNVIRRLEESGSVIYRTDKDGTISIASDGSTLAVVTGKNRTPVWYPVPAAAVSA from the coding sequence ATGGTGCATATTTTTCTGGGGTTGCTCAATTATCATCGACAGGTCTGCGCCATTGTGATCATCTGCATTCTTCTCATCCTCACTTCAGGATGTAGCCAGCCCCATACCGGCACGGTTCTCCCCCCATCCCTGCCCGACAACTCTTCCTCCCTGCAGCAAACCGTTGTTCCGCTACCCGGGACAGACAGGCCGATACCGGGCCCTGCGGCATCCGCCACCGGGTGCTTCCTTTCAGCAGGTTCGGGAAATTCGTCCTGCCTATTCCTCACGTTCATCGATGTAGCCCAGGGGGACGCGATCCTGGTCAGGAGTCCCTCCGGCAGGACAATGCTCATCGATGCCGGAAAACCGGATCACAGGAACGATGTACTATCGGTCCTCCAGAATCTGGGAGTCTCATCGATTGATATCCTTATCGCAACCCATTCCCACGGGGACCATATCGGGGGTATGCCCGCGGTTATCCAGACATTTCCCGTGAGGCAGTTCGTTCAAAGTGCCGTACCCTGCGGGTCCTCGGAATGTCGTACTCTTCACGCCGCTCTTTCCCAAAAAGAGGTTCCGGTACAGGTTGTCGGGAAAGGGAACAGCATCGCATTTGACCCGGCAATAAATGTCACCGTGCTGAACCCGCCGGAAAATCTGTACGGGGATGTCAATGACAATTCCCTGGTACTGCGGCTTGCCTACGGTAATACAACATTCATTCTGACCGGCGATGCCGGGAAAGATGCCGAAGCCGGTATGATCTCCGCCGGTCTGCCAATCAGGGCAGATGTGCTGAAGGCCGGGCATCACGGCCTTTCATCATCGACAACCGGCCCGTTCGTGTCCCGCATTGATCCGGAAATCACAGTGATATCGCTTGAGATGAGCACCCGGCCCACGCATCCCGACCCGAATGTAATACGCCGGCTTGAAGAGAGCGGATCCGTAATCTACCGGACGGACAAAGACGGGACCATCTCCATTGCATCCGATGGTTCAACTCTTGCTGTCGTCACGGGAAAGAACAGGACCCCGGTGTGGTACCCGGTTCCGGCTGCTGCGGTATCTGCTTGA
- a CDS encoding CAP domain-containing protein: MAQRFCGKCGSPRRSPDQKFCGVCGAPFPPGVVPAEHPPVTQLPHGVSRWLLVIAVIAVIAVVCLAAISLLAKTSPAAASSGPAGNLSGISPDSSAGMPLTGASPLPSTAVTAGTLTTAPVTQVMISTSPPATVFTTVVTTPAPVRTTIVATTVPTENPVTLPTSQITMSVTKIPVQPPQSSYTSQTPGAPYLDPASLEVRIHDLINIQRQQNGLLPLAYDSFLADIARGHSWDMVRRNFFDHINPDGKNPRARGDDAGYPCIRTYKSFTTMGIAENLFQGNRYSAYYTNANDANGTVTAYDWNSAETVAQTVVNGWMNSEGHRKNILTDTYYQEGIGVAFSSDDKIYITENFC, encoded by the coding sequence ATGGCCCAACGCTTTTGCGGGAAATGCGGATCGCCGCGCCGATCCCCCGATCAGAAATTCTGTGGTGTTTGCGGGGCACCGTTTCCTCCTGGTGTGGTACCGGCAGAACATCCTCCTGTCACCCAACTCCCGCACGGTGTTTCACGCTGGCTGCTGGTGATCGCCGTAATCGCTGTTATCGCAGTGGTCTGCCTTGCCGCAATTTCTCTCCTGGCTAAGACCTCCCCGGCGGCTGCGTCTTCCGGTCCAGCCGGTAATCTCTCCGGAATAAGTCCGGATTCATCGGCAGGAATGCCGCTCACCGGTGCATCGCCCCTCCCCTCCACAGCGGTTACTGCCGGCACACTGACAACTGCACCCGTAACCCAGGTAATGATCTCAACATCCCCTCCGGCAACGGTTTTCACAACCGTTGTGACAACTCCGGCTCCTGTCCGGACAACCATTGTTGCCACCACGGTTCCGACCGAAAATCCGGTAACCTTACCAACATCCCAGATCACGATGTCCGTGACAAAAATTCCCGTTCAGCCCCCGCAGAGCTCGTACACAAGCCAGACCCCGGGAGCCCCGTACCTGGATCCGGCATCCCTCGAAGTCCGCATCCACGATCTCATCAATATCCAGCGGCAGCAGAACGGGCTCCTGCCGCTTGCCTATGATTCATTCCTTGCCGATATTGCCCGGGGTCACAGCTGGGACATGGTGAGACGGAACTTCTTCGACCACATCAATCCCGACGGGAAAAATCCCCGGGCCCGGGGCGATGATGCAGGATACCCGTGCATCCGGACCTACAAGTCCTTTACCACCATGGGCATTGCCGAGAATCTCTTCCAGGGGAACCGGTACAGTGCCTATTACACAAACGCAAACGATGCGAACGGGACGGTCACTGCCTATGACTGGAATTCTGCGGAAACGGTTGCCCAGACCGTGGTCAATGGCTGGATGAACAGCGAGGGGCACCGGAAGAACATCCTGACCGACACCTATTACCAGGAAGGGATCGGGGTAGCGTTCTCTTCCGATGACAAGATCTACATAACCGAGAACTTCTGCTAA